One stretch of Streptomyces peucetius DNA includes these proteins:
- a CDS encoding SMI1/KNR4 family protein: MSLQDLESALPALLEFRRPEPRGINWTYIERELGAPLPEDFKELSEFYTGLILDDFLSVHSPDPGAESEFISVAQEFLEDLEDLHDSDMSHGYASFPEVGGLIPWGDSSEGDTWFWKTGHPDPGRWLIVVSGHNDDWVEVEETLTGYLAGLVRGTILPHALPPNFPGRMPTVAVD; encoded by the coding sequence TTGAGTCTGCAAGACCTCGAATCGGCCCTGCCGGCGCTTCTGGAATTTCGTCGGCCCGAACCCCGGGGAATCAATTGGACGTACATCGAGCGCGAGCTGGGTGCGCCGCTTCCCGAGGACTTCAAGGAGCTCTCCGAGTTCTATACGGGACTCATCCTGGATGATTTCCTGTCGGTGCACTCTCCGGATCCCGGGGCGGAGTCGGAGTTCATCTCGGTGGCCCAAGAGTTCCTGGAGGACCTGGAGGACCTCCACGACTCCGACATGTCGCACGGCTATGCTTCTTTCCCCGAGGTCGGCGGGCTCATCCCGTGGGGAGACTCGTCTGAAGGGGATACCTGGTTCTGGAAGACAGGCCACCCGGACCCGGGAAGATGGCTCATCGTCGTCAGCGGGCACAATGACGACTGGGTGGAGGTCGAAGAAACCCTCACCGGGTACCTGGCCGGCCTTGTGCGGGGCACGATCCTTCCGCACGCCCTCCCCCCGAATTTCCCTGGGCGCATGCCGACGGTCGCGGTGGACTGA
- a CDS encoding Uma2 family endonuclease: protein MTVESASTWPMPPQDGHTLDDLLTLPNLPPHTELIDGSLVFASAQREFHSVVIDRLMAGLRRSMPPELKAVRQMTVVLDKRNGPEPDVSVVRAEAVINRSQTCFTAADVQLAVEVVSPDSEARDRHRKPHLYAEVGIPHFWLVEMGGTDEHPVVHVFERSEVTKTYALTGIHHDRLKLSVPFDIDIDLSDVDNL from the coding sequence ATGACCGTTGAGAGTGCGAGCACGTGGCCGATGCCTCCGCAGGACGGACACACCCTGGACGACCTGCTGACGCTGCCCAACCTGCCCCCGCACACCGAGCTGATCGACGGGAGCCTGGTTTTCGCCAGTGCGCAGCGGGAATTCCACAGCGTCGTGATCGACCGGCTCATGGCGGGACTGCGCCGCAGCATGCCGCCGGAGCTGAAGGCCGTGCGCCAGATGACCGTCGTGCTCGACAAGCGCAACGGCCCAGAACCCGATGTCTCCGTCGTTCGGGCCGAGGCCGTGATCAATCGTAGTCAGACCTGCTTCACGGCCGCAGACGTCCAACTCGCCGTTGAGGTGGTGTCCCCCGATTCCGAGGCCCGCGACCGCCACCGCAAGCCCCACCTCTACGCCGAGGTCGGTATCCCGCACTTCTGGCTGGTCGAGATGGGCGGCACCGACGAGCACCCCGTCGTCCACGTCTTCGAGCGCTCGGAGGTCACCAAGACCTACGCCCTGACCGGCATCCACCACGACCGGCTCAAGCTGTCCGTCCCCTTCGACATCGACATCGACCTCTCGGACGTCGACAACCTCTGA
- a CDS encoding PspC domain-containing protein, whose product MTEQPTVPPPEALQLRRSPRHKVVAGVCGGLGRYCDVDPVIFRIAVGVLSVTGGVGLIFYGFAWLLLPSEDDEENEFRRLLTGRVDGASLTAVLLALIGCGLFLSMLGNGGTLSFAALLSLTVAGAAVWSQRRRLVTDDGAPRDAAAHAVAEAPPETKAPPVPESPSWWRDPIVKDGTTGPVPTGYLWGPESALAEAAAPEGRTGRGPVPRQTRCPRGIGGPVFLMALLAGGLGTGLSWEGQPLGTALQIGLVAALAVLGLGLLISAVLGRTGFGTILLTLVTAVLLAGATALPKDISTSWGEKTWRPASVTAVAPFYELGTGAGTLDLSTLAVPSGTQVSTRAEIGAGQLRIVLPKDATVKIDAEVGIGDIRLPGEAAEDIDVGPSQDRRRTLAPPAGAKPAGTLELKLEVGIGQVEVTRAQS is encoded by the coding sequence ATGACAGAGCAGCCGACCGTCCCGCCCCCCGAGGCGCTCCAACTGCGCCGCTCCCCCCGCCACAAAGTGGTGGCCGGTGTGTGCGGCGGACTGGGCCGCTACTGCGACGTGGACCCGGTGATCTTCCGGATCGCCGTGGGCGTGCTCTCGGTGACCGGCGGCGTCGGCCTGATCTTCTACGGGTTCGCCTGGCTGCTGCTCCCGTCGGAGGACGACGAGGAGAACGAGTTCCGCAGGCTGCTGACCGGCCGGGTCGACGGCGCGTCACTGACCGCCGTGCTCCTCGCCCTGATCGGCTGTGGGCTTTTCCTCTCCATGCTGGGCAACGGCGGAACGCTCTCCTTCGCGGCCCTGCTCTCCCTGACGGTCGCCGGCGCGGCCGTGTGGTCCCAGCGCCGCCGGCTGGTGACGGACGACGGCGCGCCGAGGGACGCGGCGGCGCACGCGGTCGCGGAGGCCCCGCCGGAGACGAAGGCACCGCCCGTGCCGGAAAGCCCTTCCTGGTGGCGCGACCCGATCGTCAAGGACGGCACGACGGGGCCGGTCCCGACCGGCTACCTGTGGGGCCCCGAGTCGGCACTGGCCGAGGCCGCGGCGCCGGAGGGCCGCACCGGCCGCGGTCCCGTGCCGCGGCAGACCCGCTGCCCGCGGGGCATCGGCGGACCGGTCTTCCTCATGGCACTGCTGGCGGGCGGGCTCGGGACCGGGCTCAGCTGGGAGGGGCAGCCCCTGGGCACCGCGCTGCAGATCGGGCTGGTCGCCGCGCTGGCGGTGCTCGGCCTGGGCCTGCTGATCAGCGCCGTGCTGGGCCGCACCGGCTTCGGCACGATCCTGCTGACGCTGGTCACGGCCGTGCTGCTCGCGGGTGCGACCGCGCTGCCGAAGGACATCAGTACGAGCTGGGGCGAGAAGACCTGGCGGCCCGCGTCGGTCACAGCCGTCGCACCGTTCTACGAGCTGGGCACCGGAGCCGGCACGCTCGACCTGTCCACCCTCGCCGTCCCCTCCGGCACACAGGTGTCGACCCGGGCCGAGATCGGGGCGGGCCAACTGAGGATCGTGCTGCCGAAGGACGCCACGGTGAAGATCGACGCCGAAGTCGGCATCGGCGACATCCGGCTTCCCGGCGAGGCGGCGGAGGACATCGACGTCGGCCCGAGCCAGGACCGCCGACGCACGCTGGCGCCTCCGGCAGGCGCGAAGCCGGCGGGCACGCTGGAGCTGAAGCTGGAAGTGGGCATCGGACAGGTGGAGGTGACCCGTGCCCAGTCATGA
- a CDS encoding DNA/RNA non-specific endonuclease → MRDSLTDSQAQLKVDLEELRGYFRLLPSPEAGGDTALAPSPAPSPSSSGGTDTGGNPCDRPRSERFRYGPTIGRAPTGAAALICPKDLKKKDRTPRPSTFPEPPGWKSERDGKAWKYHRTHIIGDRFSGEWVSGKCSLPIGG, encoded by the coding sequence GTGCGGGACTCGCTGACCGACTCCCAGGCGCAGCTGAAGGTAGATCTTGAGGAGTTGCGGGGCTACTTCCGGCTGCTTCCCAGCCCGGAGGCCGGTGGGGACACAGCACTCGCTCCGTCTCCGGCGCCGAGTCCCTCATCCAGCGGTGGCACCGACACCGGTGGCAATCCGTGCGACCGTCCGAGGTCCGAGCGGTTCCGGTACGGCCCCACGATCGGTCGCGCCCCAACCGGTGCTGCCGCCCTCATATGCCCCAAGGACCTGAAGAAGAAGGACCGCACGCCCCGACCCTCCACCTTCCCGGAGCCTCCCGGCTGGAAGTCCGAACGTGACGGCAAGGCGTGGAAATACCATCGCACGCACATAATCGGCGACCGCTTCAGCGGTGAGTGGGTTTCCGGGAAGTGTTCACTGCCTATCGGCGGATGA
- a CDS encoding LuxR C-terminal-related transcriptional regulator, whose protein sequence is MTEAAEQTAERRVRVVLVDDHRMFRTGVQAEIGQTERTGVEVVGEAADVDQAVTVITATRPEVVLLDVHLPGGGGVEVLRRCAALMGAAENPVRFLALSVSDAAEDVIGVIRGGARGYVTKTITGTDLVDSVFRVQDGDAVFSPRLAGFVLDAFASTDAPPVDEDLDRLTQREREVLRLIARGYAYKEIAKQLFISVKTVESHVSAVLRKLQLSNRHELTRWATARRLV, encoded by the coding sequence ATGACCGAGGCCGCAGAACAGACCGCTGAGCGACGGGTGCGGGTCGTGCTCGTCGACGACCACCGGATGTTCCGCACCGGTGTACAGGCCGAGATCGGGCAGACCGAGCGGACGGGCGTCGAGGTCGTCGGCGAGGCCGCCGACGTCGACCAGGCGGTCACCGTGATCACGGCGACCCGGCCGGAGGTCGTCCTGCTCGACGTGCACCTGCCCGGCGGGGGCGGCGTCGAGGTGCTGCGCCGCTGCGCCGCGCTGATGGGCGCCGCGGAGAACCCGGTGCGCTTCCTGGCGCTGTCGGTGTCCGACGCCGCGGAGGACGTGATCGGCGTGATCCGGGGCGGCGCCCGCGGCTATGTCACCAAGACCATCACCGGCACGGACCTGGTCGACTCGGTCTTCCGGGTGCAGGACGGCGACGCGGTGTTCTCGCCGCGGCTGGCCGGCTTCGTACTGGACGCCTTCGCCTCCACGGACGCGCCGCCGGTCGACGAGGACCTGGACCGGCTGACGCAGCGGGAGCGGGAGGTGCTGAGGCTGATCGCGCGCGGGTACGCGTACAAGGAGATCGCCAAGCAGCTGTTCATCTCGGTGAAGACCGTCGAGTCGCACGTGTCCGCGGTGCTGCGCAAGCTCCAGCTGTCCAACCGGCACGAGCTGACCCGGTGGGCGACGGCCCGCCGCCTGGTGTGA
- a CDS encoding NlpC/P60 family protein produces MAAHRKPRRHPLGGPAARTAVTITLAGATAGTALEGTVHAEPRPTPAQVRAEVDKLYQEAEVATEKYNGAKEQTEGARRSLDALRDEAARRTERLNTSRNALGSVATAQYRDGGMDPGLRLALTSDPAEYLERAARAERVGARQAASIAGVQRQLRDLDHLKAQAAEKIATLEARRKELARHKATVRGKLAAAERLLARLTAEQRAAYNSGDPAPAPADRAGTSRGPLRAPNSRAAQAIAYAYGALGKPYVWGATGPGAYDCSGLTQAAWRSAGVSLPRTTYTQINAGERIPRSRLAPGDLVFFYSGISHVGLYVGGGKMIHAPRPGAPVRVAPIDEMPFAGATRPV; encoded by the coding sequence GTGGCAGCCCACCGGAAACCAAGGCGGCACCCGCTCGGCGGGCCGGCCGCGCGTACCGCGGTCACGATCACGCTCGCCGGCGCGACGGCCGGCACCGCGCTCGAGGGCACGGTCCACGCCGAGCCCCGTCCCACCCCTGCACAGGTCAGGGCCGAAGTCGACAAGCTGTACCAGGAGGCGGAGGTCGCCACCGAGAAGTACAACGGCGCCAAGGAGCAGACGGAGGGCGCCCGCAGGTCGCTCGACGCACTGCGCGACGAGGCGGCGCGCAGGACCGAGCGGCTGAACACCTCCCGCAACGCGCTCGGTTCGGTCGCCACCGCCCAGTACCGTGACGGCGGCATGGACCCCGGCCTGCGCCTCGCGCTCACCTCCGACCCGGCCGAGTACCTGGAACGCGCCGCCCGCGCCGAACGGGTCGGCGCACGGCAGGCCGCCTCGATCGCCGGCGTGCAGCGGCAGTTGAGGGACCTGGACCACCTCAAGGCACAGGCCGCCGAGAAGATCGCCACGCTGGAGGCCCGCCGCAAGGAACTGGCCCGTCACAAGGCCACGGTCCGCGGCAAACTCGCGGCCGCCGAGCGGCTCCTGGCCCGGCTCACCGCCGAACAGCGCGCCGCGTACAACAGCGGCGATCCGGCTCCGGCCCCCGCCGACCGCGCCGGCACTTCGCGCGGCCCGCTGCGGGCCCCGAACAGCCGGGCGGCACAGGCCATCGCCTACGCGTACGGTGCACTCGGCAAGCCCTACGTCTGGGGCGCGACGGGCCCCGGCGCCTACGACTGCTCCGGCCTCACCCAGGCCGCCTGGCGCTCCGCCGGCGTCTCGCTGCCGCGCACCACGTACACCCAGATCAACGCCGGCGAACGGATCCCCCGCTCCCGACTCGCCCCGGGTGACCTGGTGTTCTTCTACTCGGGCATCTCGCACGTCGGGCTCTACGTCGGCGGCGGCAAGATGATCCACGCGCCGCGTCCCGGCGCCCCGGTGCGGGTCGCACCCATCGACGAGATGCCGTTCGCGGGAGCGACCCGCCCCGTGTGA
- the guaA gene encoding glutamine-hydrolyzing GMP synthase — MPAAPSAAPDVVLVVDFGAQYAQLIARRVREARVYSEIVPSTMPVAEMLAKNPRAIILSGGPSSVYAEGAPRLDRAIFEAGVPVFGMCYGFQLMATTLGGTVDNTGAREYGRTPLHVSKPGSTLFEGTPDEQSVWMSHGDACSAAPEGFTVTASTDVVPVAAFENDEKKLYGVQHHPEVMHSTYGQQVLEHFLYRGAGIEPSWTTGNVIEEQVEAIRAQVGTKRAICGLSGGVDSAVAAALVQKAIGSQLTCVYVDHGLMRKGETEQVEKDFVAATGVQLKVVDAQERFLKALAGVSDPEEKRKIIGREFIRVFEQAQADIVAEAEHGEDVAFLVQGTLYPDVVESGGGTGTANIKSHHNVGGLPEDLEFELVEPLRKLFKDEVRMVGQELGLPDEIVQRQPFPGPGLGIRIVGEVTRERLDLLREADAIAREELTAAGLDRDIWQCPVVLLADVRSVGVQGDGRTYGHPIVLRPVSSEDAMTADWTRMPYDVLAKISTRITNEVADVNRVVLDVTSKPPGTIEWE; from the coding sequence GTGCCAGCAGCACCCTCCGCCGCCCCCGACGTCGTGCTCGTTGTCGACTTCGGTGCGCAGTACGCCCAGCTCATCGCCCGCCGCGTCCGTGAGGCCCGGGTCTACAGCGAGATCGTCCCGTCCACCATGCCGGTGGCCGAGATGCTGGCCAAGAACCCGAGGGCGATCATCCTCTCCGGCGGCCCCTCGTCGGTGTACGCGGAGGGCGCCCCGCGCCTGGACCGTGCGATCTTCGAGGCGGGCGTCCCCGTCTTCGGCATGTGCTACGGCTTCCAGCTGATGGCGACGACACTCGGCGGCACCGTCGACAACACCGGCGCCCGGGAGTACGGCCGCACGCCGCTGCACGTCTCCAAGCCCGGTTCGACACTCTTCGAGGGCACACCGGACGAGCAGTCGGTGTGGATGTCGCACGGCGACGCCTGCTCCGCAGCTCCCGAGGGCTTCACGGTCACCGCGTCCACGGACGTCGTGCCGGTCGCCGCCTTCGAGAACGACGAGAAGAAGCTGTACGGCGTGCAGCACCACCCCGAGGTGATGCACTCCACCTACGGCCAGCAGGTGCTCGAGCACTTCCTCTACCGCGGCGCCGGCATCGAGCCGAGCTGGACCACCGGCAACGTCATCGAGGAGCAGGTCGAGGCGATCCGCGCCCAGGTCGGCACCAAGCGCGCCATCTGCGGCCTGTCCGGCGGCGTGGACTCCGCGGTCGCCGCGGCCCTCGTGCAGAAGGCCATCGGCTCCCAGCTGACCTGCGTGTACGTCGACCACGGCCTGATGCGCAAGGGCGAGACCGAGCAGGTCGAGAAGGACTTCGTCGCGGCCACGGGCGTGCAGCTCAAGGTCGTCGACGCGCAGGAGCGCTTCCTGAAGGCGCTTGCCGGGGTGTCCGACCCCGAGGAGAAGCGGAAGATCATCGGCCGCGAGTTCATCCGGGTCTTCGAGCAGGCGCAGGCCGACATCGTGGCCGAGGCCGAGCACGGTGAGGACGTCGCCTTCCTCGTCCAGGGCACGCTCTACCCGGACGTCGTCGAGTCCGGCGGCGGCACCGGCACCGCCAACATCAAGTCGCACCACAATGTGGGCGGCCTGCCCGAGGACCTCGAGTTCGAACTTGTCGAGCCGCTGCGCAAGCTGTTCAAGGACGAGGTCCGCATGGTCGGCCAGGAGCTCGGCCTGCCGGACGAGATCGTCCAGCGCCAGCCGTTCCCGGGCCCGGGCCTCGGCATCCGGATCGTCGGCGAGGTCACGCGCGAGCGGCTCGACCTGCTGCGCGAGGCGGACGCGATCGCCCGCGAGGAGCTCACGGCGGCCGGCCTGGACCGCGACATCTGGCAGTGCCCGGTGGTGCTGCTCGCCGACGTCCGCAGCGTCGGCGTCCAGGGCGACGGCCGCACCTACGGCCACCCGATCGTGCTGCGCCCGGTGTCGTCCGAGGACGCGATGACGGCCGACTGGACGCGGATGCCGTACGACGTGCTGGCGAAGATCTCGACCCGGATCACCAACGAGGTCGCCGACGTGAACCGCGTCGTCCTCGACGTGACGAGCAAGCCCCCGGGCACCATCGAGTGGGAGTGA
- a CDS encoding ATP-binding protein: MPVATPGTTGSSHAPLPEEPALRRLYRSADGRMLGGVARGLAGHLGLPVVWVRLVFLGLFLADGLGAVLYAVFWIVVPLGVGGRAAEPRSVFETTPGGRRRLRKPDKGQLFAMLALLLGAAVFVGNVDMRGSNRYVWPTLLIGAGVVLVWRQADNARRARWTDVGRRRRLLQLARALAGVALVGMGLTVFMVVRGSAAQLGNVLTAAVAVIAGVALLAGPWLVRMTQDLSEERTMRIRAQERAEVAAHVHDSVLHTLTLIQRNADDAGEVRRLARAQERELRNWLYKPEGTGKDEDEEPATLAESVKRTAAEVEDKHGVPLEVVVVGDCPLDEKLAAQMQAAREAMVNAAKYGGAGGAVQVFAEVEGRTVFVSVRDRGPGFDPDAVPEDRMGVRESIIGRMQRNGGTARLRSVPGDGTEVELEMERADG, translated from the coding sequence ATGCCAGTCGCCACACCGGGAACCACCGGCTCCTCCCACGCCCCCCTGCCGGAGGAGCCGGCGCTGCGCAGGCTGTACCGCAGCGCCGACGGACGGATGCTGGGTGGAGTGGCCCGCGGTCTGGCGGGCCATCTGGGGCTGCCCGTCGTCTGGGTGCGCCTGGTCTTCCTCGGACTGTTCCTGGCCGACGGCCTCGGCGCGGTGCTCTACGCGGTGTTCTGGATCGTCGTGCCCCTCGGGGTCGGCGGCCGGGCCGCCGAGCCGCGCTCGGTGTTCGAGACCACCCCCGGCGGGCGGCGCAGGCTGCGCAAGCCCGACAAGGGCCAGCTCTTCGCGATGCTCGCCCTGCTCCTCGGGGCCGCGGTCTTCGTCGGCAACGTCGACATGCGCGGCAGCAACCGCTACGTGTGGCCGACGCTGCTCATCGGCGCGGGCGTGGTCCTGGTCTGGCGACAGGCGGACAACGCCCGCCGCGCCCGCTGGACGGACGTCGGCCGCCGCCGGCGGCTGCTGCAGCTGGCCCGGGCGCTGGCCGGCGTCGCGCTCGTCGGCATGGGCCTGACGGTCTTCATGGTGGTGCGCGGCTCCGCCGCCCAGCTGGGCAACGTGCTGACCGCCGCGGTCGCCGTCATCGCCGGTGTGGCGCTGCTCGCGGGCCCCTGGCTGGTGCGGATGACGCAAGACCTCTCCGAGGAGCGGACCATGCGCATCCGCGCCCAGGAGCGGGCGGAGGTCGCGGCGCACGTCCACGACTCCGTACTGCACACCCTCACCCTGATCCAGCGGAACGCCGACGACGCGGGCGAGGTCCGCAGGCTCGCCCGCGCCCAGGAGCGGGAGCTGCGAAACTGGCTCTACAAGCCGGAGGGCACCGGCAAGGACGAAGACGAGGAACCAGCCACCCTCGCGGAGTCGGTCAAGAGGACGGCCGCCGAGGTCGAGGACAAGCACGGGGTCCCGCTCGAGGTCGTCGTCGTCGGCGACTGCCCGCTCGACGAGAAGCTGGCCGCGCAGATGCAGGCCGCGCGCGAGGCCATGGTCAACGCCGCCAAGTACGGTGGCGCGGGAGGGGCGGTGCAGGTGTTCGCGGAGGTCGAGGGCCGTACGGTGTTCGTGTCCGTACGGGACAGGGGGCCGGGCTTCGACCCGGACGCCGTACCGGAGGACCGGATGGGCGTCAGGGAATCGATCATCGGCCGTATGCAGCGCAACGGCGGGACGGCGCGGCTGCGTTCCGTGCCCGGGGACGGCACGGAAGTGGAGCTCGAGATGGAGAGGGCGGACGGATGA
- a CDS encoding chorismate mutase: MSVTQTEKTGARTETAATVISGARERIDALDDRIIGLIQERMAVSAVIQDARIASGGRRVNLAREMEVLAHYRDALGKPGTSLAMTMLELCRGRI; the protein is encoded by the coding sequence ATGTCCGTGACCCAGACCGAGAAGACCGGCGCCCGCACCGAGACGGCCGCCACCGTGATCAGCGGCGCCCGTGAGCGGATCGACGCGCTCGACGACAGGATCATCGGCCTGATCCAGGAACGGATGGCCGTCTCCGCCGTCATCCAGGACGCCCGCATCGCCTCGGGCGGACGCCGGGTGAACCTGGCGCGCGAGATGGAGGTGCTGGCCCACTACCGGGACGCCCTCGGCAAGCCGGGAACCTCGCTCGCGATGACGATGCTGGAGCTGTGCCGGGGCCGGATCTGA
- a CDS encoding DoxX family protein has product MTHTQEAASDHRRLDDGPSGWKEQAGRYALLPLRVFLGVTFIYAGLDKLTDSAFMAATGTGSIGELMTSVRDTSAIPSLVDLALKNPEGFGYAIAFGELAVGIGTLVGLLARLAALGGALISLSLWLTVSWQTDPYYYGNDLAYLMAWLPLVLAGASMFSLDALIAARRRRTP; this is encoded by the coding sequence ATGACACACACGCAAGAGGCGGCATCGGACCACAGAAGGCTCGACGACGGGCCGAGTGGATGGAAGGAGCAGGCCGGCCGGTACGCACTGCTGCCGCTGCGCGTCTTTCTCGGCGTGACGTTCATCTACGCGGGCCTCGACAAGCTCACGGACAGCGCCTTCATGGCGGCCACCGGCACCGGCTCCATCGGGGAGCTGATGACCAGCGTGCGCGACACGTCCGCGATCCCGTCGCTCGTCGACCTGGCGCTGAAGAACCCGGAGGGCTTCGGTTACGCCATCGCCTTCGGCGAGCTGGCCGTCGGCATCGGCACCCTCGTCGGGCTGCTGGCCCGGCTCGCCGCCCTCGGCGGGGCGCTGATCTCGCTCAGCCTGTGGCTGACCGTCAGCTGGCAGACCGACCCGTACTACTACGGCAACGACCTGGCCTACCTGATGGCCTGGCTGCCGCTGGTGCTCGCGGGCGCGTCGATGTTCTCCCTCGACGCCCTGATCGCCGCGCGGCGGCGGCGCACCCCGTAG